One window from the genome of Glycine soja cultivar W05 chromosome 12, ASM419377v2, whole genome shotgun sequence encodes:
- the LOC114378234 gene encoding E3 ubiquitin-protein ligase ORTHRUS 2-like has protein sequence MSMQQLPCDSEGACMVCKGLPGQEERLLCVTCDTPWHVPCLFAPPPTLSATARWLCPDCSILDSDVPPVPAPARNQLVAAMLAVENDASLTQHDKARKRQELLTGKAPADDDDDDEQENKASLSDILSRSLNCSICIQLPERPVTSPCGHSFCLKCFEKWVRQGKRNCAKCRQIIPAKMTSQPRINSALVFAIRMARQASNSSGSGRGGVRSVNHFLHNQDRPDEPFTTERAQRSGRANAASGKIFVTVPTDHFGPITAENDPLRNQGLLVGESWRDRLECRQWGAHFVPVGGIAGQSDRGAQSVVLSGGYVDDEDHGEWFLYTGSGGKDLSGNKRTNKSHSFDQKFEKYNRALQVSCLQGYPVRVVRSHKEKRSSYAPETGVRYDGIYRIEKCWQIAGLQGFKVCRYLFVRCDNEPAPWTSDDHGDRPRPLPVIRELKKATVIHERTESPSWDFDEEDSRWKWKKPPPPSRQKVQNVEPVEVARAKSNKEVKKFQLKSIKEQLQRGFSCMICKEVMVSPVTTPCAHNFCKSCLEGEFAGQAFVKERSKGGRTLRSQKNVMKCPSCSIDISDYLQNIQVDIDLKSAIESLKAKVEEIGESVESSEDADGLQDDGAGKDEDTDSRNKNSVQELNGLPEGSDVGELEDTTNKEPDPAMKCNGKRKKGDYGNQSPDDKMEKRGKNYKTTEEELHEENDSSSSPLHPQ, from the exons ATGAGTATGCAGCAGCTTCCGTGTGACAGCGAAGGCGCGTGTATGGTGTGCAAGGGCTTGCCGGGGCAAGAAGAGAGACTGTTATGCGTCACGTGTGACACCCCTTGGCACGTGCCCTGCCTGTTCGCCCCTCCACCCACTCTGTCCGCCACCGCACGATGGCTATGCCCTGATTGTTCCATTCTGGACTCTGACGTTCCACCAGTCCCCGCTCCCGCCCGCAACCAACTGGTGGCTGCAATGCTGGCCGTTGAAAATGACGCTTCTCTCACCCAACACGACAAGGCCCGAAAACGTCAAGAGCTTTTGACTGGAAAGGCTCCCGCagacgacgacgacgacgacgaacAAGAGAATAAAGCATCCTTATCGGATATTCTCTCCAGATCTCTCAACTGCTCCATCTGTATCCAGTTACCGGAGAGACCCGTCACG AGTCCGTGTGGGCACAGTTTCTGTTTGAAGTGCTTTGAGAAATGGGTTCGGCAAGGGAAGAGGAATTGTGCCAAATGCCGGCAGATTATTCCGGCCAAGATGACAAGCCAGCCCCGTATCAATTCTGCACTGGTGTTTGCAATACGAATGGCGAGGCAGGCTTCAAACAGTAGTGGTAGTGGCCGAGGAGGAGTGAGGAGTGTTAACCATTTCCTTCACAATCAAGATAGACCTGATGAGCCATTCACCACTGAACGCGCACAGAGGAGTGGTCGTGCCAATGCGGCTAGCGGTAAAATATTCGTGACAGTGCCTACGGATCATTTTGGTCCAATCACGGCAGAGAATGACCCTCTGCGGAATCAAGGTCTGCTGGTAGGTGAAAGCTGGAGAGACAGACTCGAATGCAGGCAATGGGGTGCTCACTTCGTCCCTGTGGGTGGCATTGCTGGACAATCAGACCGCGGTGCACAATCTGTTGTTCTTTCTGGTGGTTATGTTGATGACGAGGACCATGGAGAATGGTTTCTCTACACCGGAAG CGGCGGTAAGGATCTTAGCGGCAACAAACGCACAAACAAGAGTCACTCTTTTGACCAGAAGTTTGAGAAATACAACCGTGCACTTCAAGTTAGCTGTCTCCAGGGTTATCCCGTTCGAGTTGTCAG ATCTCACAAAGAAAAGCGATCCTCATATGCCCCTGAGACTGGCGTGCGGTACGATGGAATTTATAGAATTGAAAAGTGCTGGCAGATAGCAGGGTTGCAG ggtttcaaagTTTGCCGGTATCTATTCGTCAGGTGTGACAATGAACCTGCCCCTTGGACAAG TGATGATCATGGAGATAGGCCCAGACCCTTGCCGGTCATTCGTGAGCTGAAAAAGGCTACAGTCATACATGAAAGGACCGAATCTCCATCTTGGGATTTTGAT gaGGAGGATTCTCGTTGGAAATGGAAGAAACCACCGCCTCCCAGCAGACAAAAGGTACAAAATGTTGAACCCGTAGAGGTAGCAAGGGCAAAGTCaaataaagaagtaaagaaATTCCAACTTAAGTCAATCAAGGAACAATTGCAGAGag GGTTCTCGTGCATGATATGCAAGGAGGTTATGGTTTCACCAGTGACAACACCGTGTGCTCATAACTTCTGCAAGTCCTGTTTGGAAGGTGAATTTGCTGGTCAGGCTTTTGTGAAGGAGAGAAGTAAGGGTGGGAGAACACTTCGGTCCCAAAAAAATGTGATGAAATGTCCTTCTTGTTCTATTGACATTTCTGATTATCTTCAGAACATTCAG GTTGACATAGATTTGAAGAGTGCAATTGAGTCATTGAAAGCCAAGGTCGAAGAAATTGGAGAATCGGTGGAGTCAAGTGAAGATGCAGATGGATTACAGGATGATGGTGCTGGCAAGGATGAAGATACTGACTCCAGAAACAAAAATTCTGTGCAGGAGTTGAATGGTCTACCTGAAGGATCTGATGTTGGTGAACTTGAAGATACCACCAATAAGGAGCCAGATCCAGCAATGAAGTGCaatggaaagagaaagaaaggtgATTATGGAAATCAATCGCCTGATgataaaatggaaaaaagaggtaaaaattacaaaacaacaGAGGAAGAATTGCATGAAGAAAATGATTCTTCATCAAGTCCTCTCCATCCTCAATGA